The window ACGCCCAGCACGCGGCGCACCTCGTTTTGGTAGCGCTCGATCGCCGAGGGGAGCTTCTCGTGGTGCAGAACTGCGAACCAGCCCGCTTGTCCGAACATGGGGCCTTGGCCGCTCGTCTGGAAATGAAGCCACTGGTTCAGGAGATGGCGCTCGTGCAGGCCCGTATATGTTAGCCGCTTCTCCGTGTCGTACACCTCTTCGAGGTACTGCAGAATGGCGCCGGACTCCCAGAGGGTGAGGCCCGTGTTGGGGTCCACGATGGCGGGCACGCGGCCGTTAGGGTTGACATTGATGAATGGCGGCTTCTTGACGTCGTCGAACTTGAATGACTCAATCACGTAGGGAATGTCAAGTTCCAGACAGGCCACGACGACTTTCCATGGGTTTGGCCCAGGCGCTGGATTGTTCTGTTGTTAGTTCTTTGAACATGCCGAAGTATGCCTCTTCATCTGGGACTTACGGGTCAGCCAGATCGTGATGGGCTTCATTGTGCTTGTAAGGGATCAGACGAAAATTCAGAGAGGGGCTTATTTTCCAGAGTCTACAGAGCGAGCGGGGGAATGCGATCCTTTAGTATAGTTAAGCGCAGTCAGATCAGTAAAGCTGACGTAGCCCGCGTTCGGGGCCAAATCTCGCCATGGCTTTTTATTGGTAGGTCAATCAAATCGGGTGCCCGTGGCGCTAAGTAGTCTATGTATACATGCTTGTCTTTCTCAGGGCCTTCTCAGTTTCTCGGTTTAATCGTTTCGTCACCATGGCAAATTGGGCGACCGATTGCACAACATCATCCTTGGTGTCCAAAATTGTATTGAGGGCCAATTTCCTGCCTGCTAGCTCCTTAGAGCACCGGTCTCCCACCCAGTGCGAGAGAGGCAGTCTCATGTCAGTTACCCATTCGGACTACATAAATTATGCAAGTCACAAGCTTTCTAT of the Penicillium psychrofluorescens genome assembly, chromosome: 1 genome contains:
- a CDS encoding uncharacterized protein (ID:PFLUO_001188-T1.cds;~source:funannotate), coding for MKPITIWLTPPGPNPWKVVVACLELDIPYVIESFKFDDVKKPPFINVNPNGRVPAIVDPNTGLTLWESGAILQYLEEVYDTEKRLTYTGLHERHLLNQWLHFQTSGQGPMFGQAGWFAVLHHEKLPSAIERYQNEVRRVLGVLNGALEGKDWLVGDHCTFADLAFLPWNNRADTLLFPAPGEDVFAPWPNVQAWQARLEARDSWKKAMEIRDQLMDEQGLQPNGMPKGINNIKEYEEFMAKEAAKAEGKA